TTCGTATAACAGCCATTATGTTAAATCATCGTATTAGAAGATAAATTTTCAGATGTAGTAATTGATCTAAAATGATGTTTCCAAAGTTGAATTCCTAAATTTCCACTTCGATCTAAAGAAGAACCTACAGTTAAATCTGTAACTAAGCAGGGGAAAAGACCAGCATCAAATAATCTAAAACCAGCAGCAAGAACACACGTATCCGTTTGGATACCACATACATAAACTTGTTGAGTATCTAAACCTTTCAAATACTGAATCAAGTCATCTGTTGGAGAATATCCATACTTAATAAATACTTTCTCTACTTTTAGTGGACATTCATCAAATTCCGATGGAGCCCAATTTAGCTGGCTTTTGAAGGGAACTATTGATTCATCATGTAGTTCTATAGTCGCGATTGAATGAACCGAAGGCAGCAATTTTTCTAATTTTTGTATTAACCAGTTAGGAGGATTAAAAGTTGATTGAACATCAATTATTAACAGGACTGGTTTCATAAATAATAACAAATTAGTTTTAGTAAATTGATTTTATCAAAGAGAAGCCTTTTAAGAGCTACTAAAATTAATATAATATGCCTTATAAGAAATCTGAAAAAAACAATTTAAATCAATATTTTAATGTGTTTTTA
This sequence is a window from Acinetobacter defluvii. Protein-coding genes within it:
- a CDS encoding isochorismatase family protein, yielding MKPVLLIIDVQSTFNPPNWLIQKLEKLLPSVHSIATIELHDESIVPFKSQLNWAPSEFDECPLKVEKVFIKYGYSPTDDLIQYLKGLDTQQVYVCGIQTDTCVLAAGFRLFDAGLFPCLVTDLTVGSSLDRSGNLGIQLWKHHFRSITTSENLSSNTMI